The following are encoded in a window of Oncorhynchus mykiss isolate Arlee chromosome 31, USDA_OmykA_1.1, whole genome shotgun sequence genomic DNA:
- the LOC110504893 gene encoding protocadherin alpha-C2 isoform X7 — protein MEAHRRGQPWRRYVSVFLIFSAALNVVSAVTHYTIPEEMEEGSVVANLAADLGLDVNTLSKREIRLDVVGNKKYLQINKDTGELYILEKMDRELFCPIKTASCFLKLDVTIENPIRMFNIELEIMDINDNAPHFRRDKMHLDISESTAVGERFSLNNAIDPDVGDNSVKTYHLSESNHFTLEIQTGRDGSKFADLILQTALDREQQEVHHLILTAVDGGVQARSGTANIIVRVLDTNDNAPKFDKESYNIEIMENSPIGSLVVTLNATDLDEGTNSEILYSYSLYTSEKTQATFSLNSNNGEITVKEMINYEDFRIYDMEVIATDKGTNSLSGQCKMTILVTDMNDNHPEISIKSYQSPIKEDIAVDTVIAVVSVSDKDSGENGIVDIHIADELPFSLRENSDNYYELVVSEPLDREKVPEYDITFTVTDRGSPPLSDNETMTLELLDVNDNVPQFPQSFYTIPVMENNAPGALLSSLTAFDPDLHENQYLVYFIIEKEIVNTSMSMLFSINPENGNLYALKTFDYEIEKEFLFHIEARDSGVLPLRSNVTVHIIIVDQNDNTPVIVSPWRVHGSVVEEKIPRSTDKGSLVSKVIAIDTDSVQNSRITYQFLQVTDATLFSLDQYNGDIRTMRMFSYRDPRHQRLVVIAKDNGEPALSATVTIKLSTVETAVKAYSDMTEVPLEYDIFSDLNLYLVIGLGSVSFLLLITILVTCVLKCQKPMPSKAAPPSRNSVISERNSTIADSTLISNDAYWYSMFLAETRKGKLVVRQPVPKAGSRYIVSSLPRSTGLTETSDSAASTLQYPK, from the coding sequence ATGGAGGCGCACAGACGCGGACAGCCATGGAGAAGGTATGTCTCggtttttcttattttctctGCTGCCCTGAACGTCGTGTCTGCCGTTACCCATTATACTATTCCCGAAGAAATGGAGGAAGGCTCCGTTGTTGCTAATTTAGCTGCTGATTTGGGACTGGATGTTAACACTTTGAGTAAACGGGAGATACGGTTAGATGTTGTTGGAAATAAGAAGTATTTGCAGATTAACAAAGACACGGGGGAGCTGTACATTTTAGAGAAGATGGATAGAGAATTGTTTTGCCCCATCAAAACGGCATCTTGCTTCCTTAAATTGGATGTTACAATTGAAAACCCAATACGAATGTTTAATATCGAACTAGAAATCATGGATATCAACGACAATGCACCTCATTTTCGAAGGGATAAAATGCATTTGGATATATCGGAGTCAACTGCAGTTGGAGAGCGATTCTCTTTGAACAATGCCATAGACCCTGATGTCGGAGACAATTCTGTTAAAACCTACCACCTGAGCGAAAGTAATCATTTTACTTTAGAAATTCAGACCGGGAGAGATGGGTCAAAGTTTGCTGATCTAATTTTGCAGACAGCTTTAGACCGCGAGCAGCAGGAGGTTCATCATCTAATTCTCACCGCTGTAGATGGCGGAGTACAAGCGCGTTCGGGCACAGCCAACATAATTGTTCGAGTGCTGGATACAAACGACAACGCCCCTAAATTTGACAAAGAAAGCTACAATATAGAAATAATGGAAAACTCTCCAATCGGAAGTCTTGTGGTTACACTGAATGCAACTGACTTAGATGAGGGAACCAATTCGGAAATATTATATTCATATAGCCTCTATACATCAGAGAAAACTCAAGCCACTTTCAGTTTGAATTCTAATAACGGAGAAATAACGGTGAAAGAAATGATCAATTATGAAGACTTCAGGATCTATGATATGGAAGTCATAGCAACTGATAAGGGGACCAACTCATTGTCAGGTCAGTGTAAAATGACTATTCTAGTGACGGATATGAATGACAATCATCCTGAAATAtcaatcaaatcatatcaaagtCCCATAAAGGAGGATATAGCGGTAGACACGGTGATAGCAGTTGTCAGTGTCAGCGATAAAGATTCAGGTGAAAATGGTATTGTCGATATCCATATTGCGgatgaattacctttttcactaAGAGAGAATTCCGATAACTATTATGAGTTAGTAGTATCAGAACCTCTCGACCGTGAGAAGGTCCCAGAATATGACATAACTTTTACCGTAACAGACAGGGGTTCCCCTCCGCTATCTGACAATGAAACGATGACTTTAGAACTACTAGACGTTAACGACAACGTTCCACAGTTCCCCCAGTCGTTCTACACTATTCCCGTTATGGAGAATAACGCGCCCGGGGCCTTGCTAAGTTCCCTCACTGCGTTTGATCCAGACCTCCATGAAAACCAGTATCTAGTTTATTTCATCATAGAGAAGGAGATAGTGAACACCTCCATGTCCATGCTGTTTTCCATCAATCCGGAGAACGGTAATCTTTACGCACTAAAGACGTTTGACTATGAGATAGAGAAAGAGTTCCTTTTCCACATTGAGGCCAGAGACTCTGGTGTTCTTCCGCTCAGAAGTAATGTGACTGTCCACATCATTATTGTTGATCAGAATGACAACACCCCGGTCATAGTCTCTCCGTGGCGCGTGCACGGCTCCGTTGTGGAGGAAAAGATTCCCAGATCCACCGATAAAGGATCCCTGGTCTCCAAGGTGATAGCCATAGACACAGACTCGGTCCAGAACTCTCGGATTACATACCAGTTTCTACAGGTTACTGACGCCACCTTATTCAGTCTGGACCAATACAATGGAGATATCCGGACCATGAGAATGTTCAGTTACAGAGATCCGCGTCATCAACGGCTGGTTGTCATCGCCAAGGACAACGGGGAGCCTGCTCTGTCTGCTACAGTTACCATCAAGCTGTCAACAGTGGAGACTGCCGTTAAAGCCTACTCTGACATGACTGAAGTGCCTCTAGAATATGACATATTTTCAGACTTAAACCTGTATTTGGTGATCGGCTTGGGCTCGGTGTCTTTTCTGTTATTGATCACCATATTGGTCACCTGTGTGCTGAAGTGTCAGAAACCGATGCCCAGCAAAGCGGCTCCTCCTAGTAGGAACAGCGTGATCAGCGAGAGGAACTCGACTATCGCAGATTCCACCCTGATCTCCAACGATGCCTACTGGTACAGTATGTTTCTAGCAGAGACCAGGAAAGGAAAGCTGGTAGTCAGACAGCCTGTACCAAAGGCGGGCTCCAGATACATCGTGTCCAGTTTACCAAGGAGCACGGGCCTGACAGAGACCAGCGACTCAGCAGCCTCTACTCTGCAG
- the LOC110504893 gene encoding protocadherin alpha-C2 isoform X3, translated as MEAHRRGQPWRRYVSVFLIFSAALNVVSAVTHYTIPEEMEEGSVVANLAADLGLDVNTLSKREIRLDVVGNKKYLQINKDTGELYILEKMDRELFCPIKTASCFLKLDVTIENPIRMFNIELEIMDINDNAPHFRRDKMHLDISESTAVGERFSLNNAIDPDVGDNSVKTYHLSESNHFTLEIQTGRDGSKFADLILQTALDREQQEVHHLILTAVDGGVQARSGTANIIVRVLDTNDNAPKFDKESYNIEIMENSPIGSLVVTLNATDLDEGTNSEILYSYSLYTSEKTQATFSLNSNNGEITVKEMINYEDFRIYDMEVIATDKGTNSLSGQCKMTILVTDMNDNHPEISIKSYQSPIKEDIAVDTVIAVVSVSDKDSGENGIVDIHIADELPFSLRENSDNYYELVVSEPLDREKVPEYDITFTVTDRGSPPLSDNETMTLELLDVNDNVPQFPQSFYTIPVMENNAPGALLSSLTAFDPDLHENQYLVYFIIEKEIVNTSMSMLFSINPENGNLYALKTFDYEIEKEFLFHIEARDSGVLPLRSNVTVHIIIVDQNDNTPVIVSPWRVHGSVVEEKIPRSTDKGSLVSKVIAIDTDSVQNSRITYQFLQVTDATLFSLDQYNGDIRTMRMFSYRDPRHQRLVVIAKDNGEPALSATVTIKLSTVETAVKAYSDMTEVPLEYDIFSDLNLYLVIGLGSVSFLLLITILVTCVLKCQKPMPSKAAPPSRNSVISERNSTIADSTLISNDAYWYSMFLAETRKGKLVVRQPVPKAGSRYIVSSLPRSTGLTETSDSAASTLQGSTTTGSGSSSS; from the coding sequence ATGGAGGCGCACAGACGCGGACAGCCATGGAGAAGGTATGTCTCggtttttcttattttctctGCTGCCCTGAACGTCGTGTCTGCCGTTACCCATTATACTATTCCCGAAGAAATGGAGGAAGGCTCCGTTGTTGCTAATTTAGCTGCTGATTTGGGACTGGATGTTAACACTTTGAGTAAACGGGAGATACGGTTAGATGTTGTTGGAAATAAGAAGTATTTGCAGATTAACAAAGACACGGGGGAGCTGTACATTTTAGAGAAGATGGATAGAGAATTGTTTTGCCCCATCAAAACGGCATCTTGCTTCCTTAAATTGGATGTTACAATTGAAAACCCAATACGAATGTTTAATATCGAACTAGAAATCATGGATATCAACGACAATGCACCTCATTTTCGAAGGGATAAAATGCATTTGGATATATCGGAGTCAACTGCAGTTGGAGAGCGATTCTCTTTGAACAATGCCATAGACCCTGATGTCGGAGACAATTCTGTTAAAACCTACCACCTGAGCGAAAGTAATCATTTTACTTTAGAAATTCAGACCGGGAGAGATGGGTCAAAGTTTGCTGATCTAATTTTGCAGACAGCTTTAGACCGCGAGCAGCAGGAGGTTCATCATCTAATTCTCACCGCTGTAGATGGCGGAGTACAAGCGCGTTCGGGCACAGCCAACATAATTGTTCGAGTGCTGGATACAAACGACAACGCCCCTAAATTTGACAAAGAAAGCTACAATATAGAAATAATGGAAAACTCTCCAATCGGAAGTCTTGTGGTTACACTGAATGCAACTGACTTAGATGAGGGAACCAATTCGGAAATATTATATTCATATAGCCTCTATACATCAGAGAAAACTCAAGCCACTTTCAGTTTGAATTCTAATAACGGAGAAATAACGGTGAAAGAAATGATCAATTATGAAGACTTCAGGATCTATGATATGGAAGTCATAGCAACTGATAAGGGGACCAACTCATTGTCAGGTCAGTGTAAAATGACTATTCTAGTGACGGATATGAATGACAATCATCCTGAAATAtcaatcaaatcatatcaaagtCCCATAAAGGAGGATATAGCGGTAGACACGGTGATAGCAGTTGTCAGTGTCAGCGATAAAGATTCAGGTGAAAATGGTATTGTCGATATCCATATTGCGgatgaattacctttttcactaAGAGAGAATTCCGATAACTATTATGAGTTAGTAGTATCAGAACCTCTCGACCGTGAGAAGGTCCCAGAATATGACATAACTTTTACCGTAACAGACAGGGGTTCCCCTCCGCTATCTGACAATGAAACGATGACTTTAGAACTACTAGACGTTAACGACAACGTTCCACAGTTCCCCCAGTCGTTCTACACTATTCCCGTTATGGAGAATAACGCGCCCGGGGCCTTGCTAAGTTCCCTCACTGCGTTTGATCCAGACCTCCATGAAAACCAGTATCTAGTTTATTTCATCATAGAGAAGGAGATAGTGAACACCTCCATGTCCATGCTGTTTTCCATCAATCCGGAGAACGGTAATCTTTACGCACTAAAGACGTTTGACTATGAGATAGAGAAAGAGTTCCTTTTCCACATTGAGGCCAGAGACTCTGGTGTTCTTCCGCTCAGAAGTAATGTGACTGTCCACATCATTATTGTTGATCAGAATGACAACACCCCGGTCATAGTCTCTCCGTGGCGCGTGCACGGCTCCGTTGTGGAGGAAAAGATTCCCAGATCCACCGATAAAGGATCCCTGGTCTCCAAGGTGATAGCCATAGACACAGACTCGGTCCAGAACTCTCGGATTACATACCAGTTTCTACAGGTTACTGACGCCACCTTATTCAGTCTGGACCAATACAATGGAGATATCCGGACCATGAGAATGTTCAGTTACAGAGATCCGCGTCATCAACGGCTGGTTGTCATCGCCAAGGACAACGGGGAGCCTGCTCTGTCTGCTACAGTTACCATCAAGCTGTCAACAGTGGAGACTGCCGTTAAAGCCTACTCTGACATGACTGAAGTGCCTCTAGAATATGACATATTTTCAGACTTAAACCTGTATTTGGTGATCGGCTTGGGCTCGGTGTCTTTTCTGTTATTGATCACCATATTGGTCACCTGTGTGCTGAAGTGTCAGAAACCGATGCCCAGCAAAGCGGCTCCTCCTAGTAGGAACAGCGTGATCAGCGAGAGGAACTCGACTATCGCAGATTCCACCCTGATCTCCAACGATGCCTACTGGTACAGTATGTTTCTAGCAGAGACCAGGAAAGGAAAGCTGGTAGTCAGACAGCCTGTACCAAAGGCGGGCTCCAGATACATCGTGTCCAGTTTACCAAGGAGCACGGGCCTGACAGAGACCAGCGACTCAGCAGCCTCTACTCTGCAG